Proteins from a genomic interval of bacterium:
- a CDS encoding tetratricopeptide repeat protein — protein MAENDNLPLPMSSEERAASKLHDPTPQRRKYVIELLYKFMTNQISYAQMAGISQRDLFLLSEVGHVKLKHGRVDEAKKIFDCLVHIDHKNPFYHACLGSIYQKQGKFVDSVFEFSEALKYKKDDISALVNRGEIYLVHKNFKKAAEDFRAAILLDPLGKNTFANRARSLVIAIKRNLQVQKAQAGKPTLGAAPGAPAAPGLPGAKPPGGAPGAARPALPRGGKPLPRGR, from the coding sequence ATGGCAGAAAACGACAATCTCCCTCTTCCCATGTCTTCGGAGGAGCGGGCCGCCAGCAAGCTGCACGACCCCACCCCTCAACGGCGCAAGTACGTCATCGAGCTGCTCTATAAATTCATGACCAACCAGATTTCCTATGCCCAGATGGCGGGAATCTCGCAGCGCGACCTCTTCCTGCTATCCGAGGTCGGCCACGTCAAGCTGAAGCACGGCCGGGTCGATGAGGCCAAAAAGATCTTCGATTGCCTGGTCCATATCGACCACAAGAACCCCTTTTATCATGCCTGCCTGGGCAGCATTTACCAGAAGCAGGGGAAGTTCGTGGATTCGGTTTTCGAGTTTTCGGAGGCTCTCAAATACAAGAAGGACGACATCTCGGCCTTGGTCAACCGGGGCGAGATCTATTTGGTCCACAAGAATTTCAAAAAGGCCGCCGAGGATTTCCGGGCCGCGATCTTGCTCGACCCGCTCGGCAAGAACACTTTCGCCAACCGGGCCCGGTCCTTGGTCATCGCGATCAAGCGCAACCTCCAAGTCCAAAAGGCCCAGGCCGGCAAGCCGACCCTTGGTGCCGCTCCCGGCGCTCCGGCCGCACCCGGTCTGCCCGGCGCCAAGCCGCCGGGTGGAGCTCCCGGCGCCGCCCGCCCGGCCTTGC